A genomic stretch from Malus domestica chromosome 15, GDT2T_hap1 includes:
- the LOC139191655 gene encoding uncharacterized protein: protein MILQRARYEWTHLRIQDIKSVAEYNSALFRITSQLKLCVDTITEENLLEKTFSTFHAFNVLLQQQYRARGFTEYNQLISMLLVAEQNNELLMKNHNSGPTGFAPFPEVNAASLEVNATSSGGDNHKRGCGHKLGRWNRKGKNHGSQFHNQVPRHNSGPSFKNVNCHKGKAHMNNAPRNSEGACHRCGGIGHWAYTCRTPKHLVDLYQASLKKKGVETNFLDQAKPMDIPDQVCDLSG, encoded by the coding sequence aTGATTCTTCAAAGAGCTCGCTATGAatggactcacctaaggatccaggatATCAAGTCAGTGGCAGAATACAATTCTgcgttgttcagaattacctctcagTTGAAGCTCTGTGTGGATACTATTACTGAGGAAAATTTGCTGGAAAAGACTTTTAGCACATTTCATGCCTTTAACGTGCTCCTGCAGCAGCAGTATAGAGCACGAGGCTTtactgaatacaaccagctgatatctatgctcctggtagctgaacagaacaatgagctcctgatgaaaaatcataattCTGGACCTACTGGATTTGCACCcttcccagaagtgaatgctgCTTCCCTCGAAGTGAACGCCACATCCTCTGGTGGCGATAATCATAAACGAGGATGTGGCCACAAGTTAGGTCGGTGGAACaggaaaggcaagaaccatggtagtcagtttcacaaccaggttccaaggcATAATTCAGGCCCAAGCTTTAAAAATGTGAATTgccacaaaggcaaagctcACATGAACAATGCTCCCAGGAACTCTGAAGGAgcctgccataggtgtggtggcattGGGCATTGGGCGTATACTtgtcgtaccccaaaacatctggtGGATTTGTATCAAGCATCCCTCAAGAAGAAGGGTGTCGAGACCAATTTTCTcgaccaggctaaaccaatggatatacctgatcAAGTGTGTGACTTATCAGGATAG